A single region of the Pontibacter kalidii genome encodes:
- a CDS encoding MIP/aquaporin family protein — protein sequence MSAFTAEFIGTMLLILLGNGVVANVVLHGTKGSNGGWIVITTGWALSVFAGVVIAAPYSGAHLNPAVTLALALIGKFSWGQVGPYMAAQLLGAMTGALLVWLLYKPHFDATEDPASQRAVFCTDPAIRHRFSNTFSEALGTFVLIFVIFYFTNPELGEQKTPIGMGSLGAIPVAFLVWAIGLSLGGTTGYAINPARDLGPRIIHAVMPMKNKCHSDWSYAWVPVVGPVAGATVASLLYMLLKG from the coding sequence ATGTCAGCATTTACAGCCGAGTTTATCGGGACCATGCTTTTGATCTTGCTGGGCAACGGTGTCGTGGCCAATGTGGTTTTGCATGGTACCAAAGGGAGTAACGGTGGGTGGATCGTCATCACCACCGGTTGGGCGCTGTCCGTTTTTGCCGGGGTGGTTATTGCGGCGCCGTATAGTGGCGCCCACCTTAACCCGGCAGTTACACTGGCCCTGGCCTTAATCGGTAAGTTCAGTTGGGGCCAGGTAGGTCCCTACATGGCGGCGCAACTGTTGGGCGCCATGACGGGGGCACTGCTGGTATGGCTGCTCTACAAGCCCCACTTCGATGCCACGGAAGATCCTGCCTCACAGCGGGCTGTTTTCTGCACCGATCCGGCGATCCGACATCGCTTCTCCAATACCTTTAGCGAGGCCCTCGGCACCTTCGTGCTGATCTTCGTGATCTTTTACTTCACGAACCCGGAACTGGGTGAACAGAAGACCCCTATCGGCATGGGATCGCTGGGGGCAATCCCGGTGGCTTTCCTTGTTTGGGCGATAGGCCTGTCGCTGGGTGGTACTACAGGGTATGCGATAAACCCGGCCCGCGACCTTGGCCCCCGGATCATCCACGCGGTTATGCCCATGAAGAACAAGTGCCACAGCGACTGGAGTTATGCCTGGGTGCCGGTAGTCGGGCCTGTAGCGGGTGCGACAGTGGCCTCGCTGTTGTACATGTTACTAAAAGGTTAA
- the glpK gene encoding glycerol kinase GlpK, translated as MQKFILAFDQGTTSSRAIIFNHKGGIVSVAQKEFTQHYPQPGWVEHDPNEIWSTQVGVAAEAILKAGLQAKDIQAIGITNQRETTVVWDRQTGQVVHNAIVWQDRRTSAYCDELKEQGLEPMIREKTGLVIDSYFSATKIRWILDNVPGAREKAEAGRLIFGTIDTWLIWKMTDGKEHVTDVTNASRSLLYNIHTLAWDEELLRLFNIPASMLPEVKASSEVIGHTSTSLFATPIPIAGIAGDQQAALFGQMCTKPGMVKNTYGTGCFMLMNIGDKPIISRHRLVTTVAWKIQDQVHYALEGSIFVAGAVVQWLRDGLGVISSSSEVEQLAKKVTGSDGVYLVPAFVGMGAPHWDQHARGTMVGMTRGTTSAHIARAALESIAYQTYEVLKAMEADAGITIKELRADGGATANDLLMQFQADILGARVVKPEVTEVTAIGAAYLAGLATGFWGSVEEIQQQWSISKSFAPDDTLPAENLLKGWHQAVKAAKAWV; from the coding sequence ATGCAGAAATTTATACTTGCTTTTGACCAGGGTACTACCAGCTCGCGGGCTATCATCTTCAACCACAAAGGTGGGATTGTGTCGGTAGCCCAGAAAGAGTTCACACAGCATTATCCCCAGCCCGGCTGGGTAGAGCACGATCCCAATGAGATCTGGTCTACGCAGGTAGGGGTAGCCGCAGAAGCCATCCTAAAGGCGGGGCTTCAGGCAAAGGATATTCAGGCCATCGGCATTACCAACCAACGCGAGACCACCGTGGTCTGGGATCGCCAAACCGGGCAGGTCGTGCATAATGCCATCGTCTGGCAGGACCGCCGCACCTCCGCCTACTGCGACGAGCTGAAAGAGCAGGGGCTGGAGCCGATGATCCGGGAAAAAACGGGGTTGGTGATAGACTCCTACTTCTCGGCGACCAAGATCAGGTGGATACTGGACAATGTGCCCGGTGCCAGGGAGAAAGCCGAAGCCGGCAGGTTGATCTTCGGTACGATAGACACCTGGCTTATCTGGAAAATGACGGACGGCAAAGAGCATGTCACTGATGTTACCAACGCCTCCCGCTCCCTCCTTTACAACATCCATACCTTAGCCTGGGATGAAGAACTGCTTCGCCTGTTCAATATCCCGGCCAGCATGCTTCCCGAGGTAAAAGCCTCCAGCGAAGTCATCGGACATACCTCTACCTCCCTTTTCGCCACGCCAATCCCCATCGCAGGCATCGCCGGAGACCAGCAGGCAGCCTTGTTCGGGCAAATGTGCACCAAGCCGGGCATGGTGAAGAATACCTATGGCACCGGGTGCTTCATGCTGATGAACATCGGGGACAAGCCCATCATTTCAAGACACAGGCTCGTGACCACAGTTGCCTGGAAAATACAGGACCAGGTGCACTACGCCCTGGAGGGGAGCATTTTCGTGGCGGGGGCCGTGGTGCAATGGCTGCGCGATGGCCTGGGGGTGATATCATCCTCTTCGGAAGTGGAGCAACTGGCCAAGAAAGTAACCGGCAGCGACGGGGTTTACCTGGTGCCGGCCTTTGTAGGTATGGGCGCACCGCACTGGGACCAGCACGCACGGGGCACCATGGTCGGCATGACCAGGGGAACCACTTCGGCGCATATTGCCAGGGCAGCGCTGGAGAGCATTGCCTACCAGACATACGAGGTGCTGAAAGCCATGGAGGCAGATGCCGGTATCACCATTAAAGAGCTGCGTGCCGATGGCGGCGCAACGGCAAATGACCTGCTCATGCAGTTCCAGGCAGATATCCTGGGCGCCAGGGTGGTGAAGCCGGAAGTAACAGAGGTGACTGCCATTGGGGCCGCCTACCTGGCAGGGCTTGCTACAGGCTTCTGGGGCAGCGTGGAGGAAATTCAGCAGCAGTGGAGCATTAGTAAAAGCTTTGCGCCTGATGATACCCTGCCGGCGGAGAACCTTCTGAAAGGGTGGCACCAGGCCGTGAAGGCCGCGAAGGCTTGGGTGTAA